A genomic stretch from Anaerosporomusa subterranea includes:
- a CDS encoding transketolase, with protein MVAQNVIDQLNERALRIREHIVYDLIGVGKVGHLGGSCSSAEIVAALYFHKMKHDPANPGMRDRDRFLLSKGHAALVQYAALAEAGYFPKEELKKVKSLGAMLQGHPDMTRTPGIEANTGSLGQGLSIAGGMALGLRIDGIASKVYVLIGDGELAEGQIWEAAMSAAYYKLDNLVAIVDRNNLQATGPICERFDTNPVSPKWAAFGWEVIEIDGHDIGAILSALEQADKIKGKPTVVIAQTVKGKCISFAEHNPAFHNGSMTPEQLEIAKADLLRLRRETV; from the coding sequence ATGGTAGCTCAAAATGTTATCGATCAGTTAAATGAAAGGGCATTGAGAATCAGAGAGCACATTGTTTATGACCTGATCGGAGTAGGTAAAGTGGGACATTTAGGAGGCTCCTGCTCTAGCGCCGAAATTGTTGCCGCCTTATATTTTCATAAGATGAAGCATGACCCAGCCAATCCGGGTATGCGCGATCGGGACCGATTCCTCCTGAGCAAAGGCCATGCGGCGCTGGTCCAATACGCTGCCTTGGCTGAAGCAGGCTATTTTCCCAAGGAGGAACTTAAAAAGGTTAAAAGCCTTGGCGCGATGCTGCAGGGTCATCCCGATATGACCAGGACGCCAGGCATCGAAGCCAATACCGGCTCACTCGGACAGGGACTGTCAATTGCCGGCGGCATGGCGTTGGGCCTCAGGATAGATGGGATAGCAAGCAAGGTATATGTGCTCATCGGTGATGGAGAACTGGCAGAAGGGCAAATTTGGGAAGCCGCCATGTCAGCTGCATATTACAAGCTGGATAATTTGGTAGCCATTGTGGACCGCAATAATCTGCAGGCTACCGGTCCGATCTGCGAACGCTTTGATACGAATCCTGTGTCGCCAAAATGGGCGGCTTTCGGCTGGGAGGTAATCGAGATCGACGGCCACGATATTGGCGCTATTTTGTCAGCCCTCGAGCAGGCGGATAAAATCAAAGGCAAACCGACGGTCGTCATTGCCCAGACGGTAAAAGGAAAATGTATTTCCTTCGCCGAGCATAATCCGGCCTTCCACAACGGCTCGATGACTCCGGAACAATTGGAAATAGCGAAGGCTGATCTTCTAAGATTGCGGAGGGAGACAGTATGA
- a CDS encoding TRAP transporter substrate-binding protein → MAKLSRIVVALLVIAMAVSLLAGCGGSQPAQEKKAEKKVIKISIGLNDASPEYKGLAKWKELVDKESKGRLEIQIFPSAQLGDDIKTMTALRAGTLEMSGPSSSPISTIDKKWMVFDLPFLFASEKIVDSVLDGPFGQKMLDSLSANGLVGIMYMENGYRQLTNSKHAVKTPDDIKGLKIRTMENPVHLAAWRKLGANPTPMPFSEVFNAMQQKTIDGQENPNTTNFLQKFHEVQKYTTVSNHVYTPFVIMYSKKLWDALPKEDQELLKKTGKEASKWQREHNRKVDAEALEGLSKAGMTVTKLTPEQTKAFQDTTKDIAAQFENDIGKDILAEVKAEIAKVK, encoded by the coding sequence ATGGCAAAGTTGTCGAGAATCGTTGTTGCCCTATTAGTCATCGCTATGGCAGTGTCTCTGCTAGCCGGCTGCGGCGGCAGCCAACCGGCCCAGGAAAAGAAAGCAGAGAAAAAAGTTATCAAAATCTCTATCGGCCTGAATGATGCCAGTCCGGAATACAAAGGCCTGGCGAAGTGGAAGGAGCTTGTTGATAAGGAATCCAAAGGGCGCCTTGAGATTCAAATCTTCCCCAGTGCTCAGCTCGGCGACGACATCAAAACCATGACCGCCCTGCGCGCAGGCACGCTGGAAATGTCCGGCCCCTCGAGCTCTCCGATTTCCACCATCGACAAGAAGTGGATGGTTTTCGACCTGCCATTCCTGTTTGCCAGCGAGAAGATAGTCGATTCGGTTCTTGACGGTCCCTTTGGCCAGAAAATGCTCGACTCGCTTTCCGCCAATGGTCTGGTGGGCATTATGTACATGGAAAACGGCTACCGCCAGTTGACCAATAGCAAGCACGCAGTAAAGACCCCCGATGATATCAAAGGACTGAAGATCAGGACGATGGAAAACCCCGTTCACCTCGCAGCCTGGCGTAAACTAGGCGCCAACCCGACCCCGATGCCGTTCAGTGAAGTCTTCAACGCCATGCAGCAGAAGACCATCGACGGCCAAGAAAACCCGAACACCACTAACTTCCTGCAGAAATTCCACGAAGTACAAAAGTACACCACTGTAAGTAATCATGTCTACACTCCGTTTGTCATCATGTACAGCAAGAAGCTGTGGGACGCACTGCCGAAGGAAGACCAGGAACTCCTGAAGAAAACCGGCAAGGAAGCCAGCAAGTGGCAGCGCGAGCACAACCGCAAGGTTGACGCCGAAGCCCTCGAAGGTCTGAGCAAAGCTGGCATGACGGTCACCAAGCTGACCCCGGAACAAACGAAAGCCTTCCAGGACACCACCAAGGACATTGCCGCCCAGTTCGAAAATGATATCGGTAAAGATATCCTCGCAGAAGTAAAAGCGGAAATCGCCAAGGTTAAGTAA
- a CDS encoding TRAP transporter small permease, with protein sequence MGNLSKQINRLLHAAIAICLTCMATFVFANVILRYFFNYGLTWAEEASRYLFIWLIFLGAIVAYQENVHLGVDTLVNKLSVKGKRLLFICNNIILAITMGLCADGAWKMTALTSTQVSPSMQLPMSMVYISGFICSAAMVGISLYNLYRLFTNKVAESELVMMTDTEDKTLIDQAISEAEEGAKKS encoded by the coding sequence ATGGGCAACTTGAGCAAACAGATAAACCGCCTGCTTCATGCAGCGATTGCGATCTGCCTGACTTGCATGGCCACATTTGTTTTTGCCAACGTTATACTACGCTACTTTTTCAACTATGGACTCACCTGGGCTGAAGAAGCCTCCCGTTATCTCTTCATCTGGCTGATATTCCTCGGTGCCATCGTCGCCTACCAGGAGAACGTCCACCTCGGTGTTGACACGCTGGTGAATAAGCTATCGGTTAAAGGCAAACGTCTTCTCTTTATCTGCAACAACATTATCCTCGCGATCACTATGGGTTTGTGCGCCGACGGGGCTTGGAAGATGACTGCTCTCACCAGCACCCAGGTTTCGCCGTCAATGCAGTTGCCGATGTCGATGGTGTATATCTCCGGGTTCATCTGCAGCGCCGCGATGGTGGGCATATCTCTGTATAACCTTTACCGGCTGTTCACTAACAAGGTAGCTGAGAGTGAACTGGTGATGATGACCGACACCGAGGATAAGACATTGATTGACCAGGCAATCAGCGAAGCGGAGGAAGGAGCCAAAAAATCATGA
- a CDS encoding transketolase family protein, with amino-acid sequence MTKNLRQAYGEALVELGRDNPSIVVLEADLGKSTMSILFQNAYPERYFEMGIAEQNMASTAAGLALTGKIPFINSFAVFSTGRCYDQIRQTISIASLNVNICGSSAGLSDFGDGSTHQSVEDVALMRAIPHMTVLVPVDANETRQMVRAMASIPGPSYIRINRADLPLLTDEGEEFRLGAPRVMRQGSDAVVFANGVMVSKALEAADSLKYDGISVKVVNVSTVKPLNREAIIQLIQGCTVAVVAEEHSLIGGLGSAISEALAGMRNVALGFVGIDDLFGTSASNYEELLVYYGLTAEAIKDRVHKMVNQEAKA; translated from the coding sequence ATGACGAAAAATTTACGTCAGGCGTATGGTGAGGCCTTGGTGGAACTTGGCCGGGACAATCCGTCTATCGTGGTGCTGGAAGCTGATCTTGGCAAATCTACCATGTCCATCTTGTTCCAGAATGCGTATCCTGAGCGCTACTTTGAGATGGGAATCGCCGAGCAGAACATGGCTTCGACCGCCGCAGGACTTGCCCTGACAGGCAAGATTCCATTCATCAACTCTTTTGCCGTCTTTTCCACTGGACGGTGTTATGATCAGATCCGTCAGACGATATCCATTGCCAGTCTTAACGTGAATATTTGCGGCTCTAGTGCGGGTCTCTCAGATTTCGGCGATGGTTCTACCCACCAGTCTGTGGAAGACGTGGCTCTGATGCGGGCTATTCCCCATATGACGGTTCTGGTACCGGTGGACGCGAATGAGACACGCCAGATGGTTCGGGCAATGGCCAGCATTCCCGGGCCAAGCTATATCAGGATTAACCGGGCCGACCTGCCACTACTGACGGATGAAGGAGAAGAATTCCGCTTGGGTGCTCCGAGGGTGATGCGGCAAGGCAGCGATGCAGTAGTCTTCGCTAACGGAGTCATGGTATCCAAGGCCCTTGAAGCTGCTGATAGTCTAAAGTATGACGGCATTTCAGTCAAGGTGGTAAACGTAAGCACGGTCAAGCCCCTGAATAGAGAGGCAATTATTCAGCTGATCCAGGGCTGCACAGTTGCGGTGGTAGCCGAAGAGCACAGCCTGATTGGCGGTCTTGGCAGCGCCATCAGCGAAGCACTTGCTGGAATGCGGAACGTGGCTTTGGGTTTCGTGGGGATCGATGACCTTTTCGGCACATCCGCGAGCAACTATGAGGAACTGTTAGTATATTACGGCCTGACTGCCGAGGCGATTAAGGATAGGGTTCACAAAATGGTAAATCAGGAGGCGAAAGCGTGA
- the garR gene encoding 2-hydroxy-3-oxopropionate reductase: MKIGFIGLGIMGKPMAKNLLKAGYELVVYDIIQAAVEEVVAAGATAVGSPKEVASQVSMVITMLPNSPQVKEVVLGAGGVLEGAKQGDIIIDMSSIAPLAAKEVAAAAAVKGVEMLDAPVSGGEPKAIDGSLSIMVGGKQAIFDQCKDILLKMGKSVTLCGDIGAGNTTKLANQVIVALNIAAMSEALVLGAKAGVDPEVIYQAIRGGLAGSTVLDAKAPMVLNGNFKPGFKIDLHIKDLNNALETAKEVGVPLMLTSQVMEMMQALKVDGKGQSDHSAIVQFYEKLANFEARKK; the protein is encoded by the coding sequence GTGAAGATAGGATTTATCGGCTTAGGGATCATGGGTAAGCCCATGGCCAAGAATTTATTAAAAGCGGGATATGAACTGGTGGTTTATGATATTATCCAGGCTGCGGTGGAGGAAGTCGTTGCGGCCGGAGCAACGGCAGTCGGCTCGCCCAAGGAAGTGGCAAGCCAGGTCTCGATGGTTATTACCATGCTGCCTAACTCACCCCAAGTCAAGGAAGTGGTGCTGGGCGCTGGCGGCGTGCTGGAAGGCGCCAAACAAGGCGATATCATCATTGACATGAGCTCGATCGCGCCGCTGGCGGCCAAAGAAGTAGCTGCCGCTGCAGCCGTGAAGGGTGTCGAAATGCTCGACGCGCCGGTAAGCGGGGGCGAACCCAAAGCAATTGATGGCTCGCTCTCCATCATGGTTGGCGGAAAGCAAGCCATCTTCGACCAATGCAAGGACATTCTCCTGAAAATGGGCAAATCGGTGACACTCTGCGGTGACATCGGCGCAGGCAACACCACCAAGCTCGCCAACCAGGTCATCGTGGCCCTCAACATCGCCGCCATGTCCGAAGCCCTGGTGCTCGGTGCCAAGGCCGGTGTCGACCCTGAAGTAATCTACCAGGCCATCCGCGGCGGGCTGGCAGGCAGTACCGTACTTGATGCCAAGGCTCCGATGGTGCTGAACGGCAATTTTAAACCGGGTTTTAAAATCGACCTTCATATCAAGGACCTCAACAACGCTCTGGAAACCGCGAAGGAAGTCGGCGTGCCGCTGATGCTCACTAGTCAGGTCATGGAAATGATGCAGGCGCTCAAAGTCGACGGCAAGGGCCAAAGCGATCACAGCGCGATTGTGCAGTTTTACGAAAAACTGGCAAATTTCGAGGCGCGCAAGAAGTAA